A window of Bacteroidota bacterium contains these coding sequences:
- a CDS encoding acyltransferase, producing MENNSILSYNRQIDGLRFYAVFGVLICHFIHFENTYLNRLPFGQGVDLFFVISGYLITKILLINKEKILSGDTKTKSVLKSFYFRRSIRIFPIYYLTIFYLLLINFQNTKDIWVWLITYTTNIYVSIDSHPYIGSFNHLWSLAVEEQFYLIWPFLILFSPKKHIEKIIIGIVLLSVIFKVWYYQYLGYSTAINALTISCADSLGLGALLAYWSLYKESILNRINKYKFIIPLSFLPFLYFIIYPRAYDFVVVTGNNFLFSLFAFFIVMKASQMKFTSLPKVLLENSFVVHLGKISYGIYLYHFFMPDFYNQVKELIPNLIPEGENFRTIFLFITAIGFAECSWYLVEKPIMKLKDKFQYSRNSSKVAAPASATIN from the coding sequence TTGGAAAACAATTCAATCCTTTCATACAACAGGCAAATAGACGGACTCCGATTCTACGCGGTCTTTGGTGTTTTAATTTGTCATTTTATTCATTTCGAAAATACTTACCTGAATCGCCTTCCATTCGGACAAGGTGTCGATTTGTTTTTTGTCATCAGCGGCTATCTGATCACAAAAATCCTGCTCATCAATAAAGAAAAAATACTTTCAGGCGATACAAAAACCAAAAGCGTACTGAAATCATTTTATTTCAGAAGGTCAATAAGAATTTTCCCAATCTATTATCTGACCATCTTCTATCTCCTGCTGATCAATTTTCAAAACACAAAAGATATCTGGGTCTGGCTGATCACCTATACAACCAATATTTACGTCTCCATCGACAGCCATCCTTACATCGGTTCCTTCAATCATCTCTGGTCACTGGCAGTAGAAGAACAATTCTACCTTATCTGGCCATTCCTGATTTTATTCAGTCCGAAAAAACACATCGAAAAAATTATTATCGGCATTGTACTCCTTTCTGTGATTTTCAAAGTCTGGTATTATCAATACCTTGGCTATTCTACTGCCATCAATGCGCTCACCATCAGTTGCGCGGACTCACTTGGACTTGGCGCGTTGCTCGCCTATTGGAGTCTGTATAAAGAATCCATTCTGAACCGCATCAATAAATACAAATTTATCATTCCGCTTTCCTTCCTTCCGTTTCTCTATTTTATCATCTATCCGAGAGCCTATGATTTTGTAGTAGTAACCGGAAACAATTTCCTGTTTTCTCTTTTTGCATTTTTTATTGTGATGAAAGCCTCACAAATGAAATTTACTTCCCTGCCAAAAGTGCTGCTTGAAAATAGTTTTGTTGTTCACCTTGGAAAAATCAGCTATGGAATTTATCTCTATCATTTTTTTATGCCGGATTTTTATAATCAAGTGAAAGAACTGATCCCGAATTTGATCCCTGAAGGAGAGAACTTCCGGACCATTTTCCTTTTTATCACAGCCATTGGATTCGCCGAATGTTCATGGTATCTCGTTGAGAAACCCATCATGAAGCTGAAAGACAAATTCCAATACAGCAGGAATTCGTCGAAGGTCGCTGCTCCTGCATCAGCAACAATTAATTGA
- a CDS encoding TonB-dependent receptor, with protein sequence MRRIKKEKLKVIVRFLLVFILWILSGGAKKVFAENSGLKGRVVDTTGSALPYVTITLLQPGDSTLSYFAVSTLQGTFELSNIAAGDYVLQVASVGFNSIYRRIHFPVAEQEQDPVFVLRIRTVNLKAAEINAERIPIRLKKDTIEYDAAAFKTAPDAATEDLLKKLPGVEVDRNGNIKAQGEDVKNVLVDGKEFFSSDPKIATRNLPADAVKKVQVYDEKSDQSVMTGIEDGERNKTINLELKDDKKNAWLGEVQAGGGTDEHYQTSGKIYRFSGENQVAALGMLNNINQFGFSFQDYMSFNGGLGGDGEGFRINLGEEDVPLNFGQAVNGNIASGGAGFNFSHEAKKDKRFSFSYLANGANKSLLEQTHTQNFLNGSYFSTDENLEETERDRAHRFNFGWRNKIDSTQNIRASGKLSISNGKQDDYISQVNQNENTIQNSMTSFEAQKSWLLSGSASIGYLKTWKGSWRLFKISADGSVRNKRIESARNGLLSFTNPPTDNSYRQFRTDETSGYNASATSFVTRDLGNDWYLEPKVIVGGTEENLDRKEGVEADTENAIDSLSPRYSRRFTWIRPGITLKQSREKTRIEFFLSEIMSKHERGIIGLEERGDNYIAFLPGMSFEKDMKGGKRFGLGYESEMEAPGISQLLPVIDRSDRLQSMEGNERLVPETRHRLHLNWLRFDQFSFTSFFSNLFFTYTHNKINWSREVHPDLSQSLTLINVPDDYRASVSFEYSRPVRKLGIALHAGVDESWNQGTNRVNGVSNTQTNLEHTFSLRFDNRKKEKIDANIGGNVSFRSSRYSLNSEINRNYFQWSVFLDLNYSITTKWQFTASADLTKYEAEGFAASQTIPLIKASLSRKLFKSNRGTLILEGFDLLNRNTGIERTAELNFLQERKSNTIGRYVLLTFKFRLNKFEKKDNFDIKVNGR encoded by the coding sequence ATGAGAAGAATCAAAAAAGAAAAATTGAAAGTAATTGTCCGCTTTCTACTGGTGTTCATTCTATGGATACTATCAGGAGGCGCAAAGAAAGTATTTGCCGAGAATTCAGGATTGAAAGGCAGAGTAGTGGATACAACAGGAAGTGCTCTGCCCTATGTCACTATCACATTGCTACAACCGGGAGACAGTACGCTCTCTTATTTTGCAGTGAGCACTTTGCAGGGAACATTTGAATTGAGCAATATTGCCGCGGGCGATTATGTTTTGCAAGTAGCAAGTGTTGGTTTCAATTCAATATATCGCAGAATACACTTTCCTGTTGCCGAGCAGGAACAAGACCCGGTATTTGTACTGCGGATCAGGACAGTCAATCTGAAAGCGGCTGAAATCAATGCGGAAAGAATTCCAATACGATTGAAGAAGGACACTATTGAATACGATGCAGCCGCTTTTAAAACCGCTCCGGATGCGGCGACAGAAGATTTGCTGAAAAAACTTCCGGGAGTTGAGGTCGACAGAAATGGAAATATCAAAGCTCAGGGAGAAGATGTAAAAAATGTACTGGTGGACGGGAAAGAGTTTTTTTCGAGTGATCCGAAAATTGCTACTCGCAATTTACCGGCAGATGCCGTAAAGAAAGTTCAGGTTTACGACGAAAAATCAGATCAGTCGGTGATGACCGGAATAGAAGACGGAGAGAGAAATAAAACCATCAATCTTGAATTGAAAGATGATAAGAAAAACGCGTGGCTGGGTGAGGTGCAGGCGGGAGGAGGAACGGATGAACATTATCAGACTTCAGGGAAAATTTACCGGTTCAGTGGGGAAAACCAGGTTGCGGCTTTGGGAATGCTCAATAATATCAATCAGTTTGGGTTTTCATTTCAGGATTATATGAGTTTCAACGGCGGACTAGGCGGAGATGGTGAGGGATTCAGGATTAATCTTGGTGAGGAGGATGTTCCATTGAATTTTGGTCAGGCGGTGAATGGCAATATCGCTTCGGGCGGAGCTGGATTTAATTTTTCTCATGAAGCAAAAAAAGACAAACGATTTTCATTTAGTTACCTGGCGAATGGAGCAAACAAGTCGTTGCTCGAACAAACACATACACAGAATTTCCTGAACGGATCCTATTTCAGTACTGATGAAAATCTGGAAGAAACAGAGCGTGACCGTGCACATCGGTTTAATTTTGGCTGGAGAAATAAAATTGATTCAACACAAAACATTCGAGCATCCGGGAAATTGAGTATCAGTAATGGCAAACAGGATGATTATATCAGCCAGGTGAATCAGAATGAGAATACTATCCAAAACTCAATGACTTCTTTTGAGGCTCAAAAATCTTGGCTGCTGAGTGGTTCAGCGAGCATCGGTTATTTAAAAACATGGAAAGGTTCCTGGCGATTGTTTAAAATTTCCGCTGACGGTTCGGTGAGGAATAAACGAATTGAGTCGGCACGAAATGGTTTGTTGAGCTTTACGAATCCTCCCACAGATAATTCATACCGTCAATTCCGAACCGATGAAACTTCCGGATACAATGCAAGTGCTACAAGTTTTGTAACACGTGATTTGGGTAATGACTGGTACCTTGAGCCAAAGGTTATTGTTGGAGGAACAGAGGAAAATCTTGACAGAAAGGAAGGCGTTGAGGCGGACACTGAAAATGCGATTGATTCGCTGAGTCCCCGGTATTCGCGTCGTTTTACATGGATTCGTCCGGGAATCACTCTGAAGCAGAGTCGTGAAAAAACGAGAATAGAATTTTTTCTCAGTGAAATAATGTCAAAACACGAGAGGGGGATTATAGGGCTGGAGGAAAGAGGAGATAATTACATCGCATTTTTACCGGGCATGTCTTTTGAAAAAGACATGAAGGGAGGGAAACGATTTGGTTTGGGCTATGAATCTGAAATGGAAGCACCGGGAATATCTCAACTGCTTCCGGTTATTGATCGTTCGGATCGATTGCAAAGCATGGAGGGAAACGAAAGACTTGTTCCTGAAACCCGGCATCGCCTGCATCTGAACTGGCTGAGATTTGACCAGTTTTCTTTTACTTCATTTTTTTCGAATTTATTTTTCACTTATACGCACAATAAAATTAACTGGTCACGGGAAGTGCATCCGGATTTGAGTCAATCCTTAACACTGATCAATGTACCGGACGATTACAGGGCATCTGTTTCATTTGAATATTCGCGTCCTGTAAGAAAATTGGGAATCGCTTTGCATGCAGGTGTGGATGAAAGCTGGAACCAGGGAACAAACAGGGTAAACGGAGTAAGCAATACGCAAACAAATCTGGAACACACATTTAGTTTGCGTTTCGATAACCGTAAGAAAGAAAAGATCGATGCGAATATTGGAGGGAATGTTTCTTTTCGTTCCTCCCGGTATTCCCTGAATTCTGAAATAAACCGTAATTATTTTCAATGGTCGGTTTTTCTTGACCTGAATTATTCCATCACAACGAAATGGCAATTCACGGCATCCGCTGATCTCACAAAGTATGAAGCGGAAGGATTTGCGGCATCACAAACAATCCCTTTGATCAAAGCTTCGCTTTCGAGGAAGCTGTTTAAGTCCAATCGTGGCACCTTAATTTTGGAGGGTTTCGATTTGCTAAACAGAAATACGGGAATAGAAAGAACCGCAGAACTGAATTTTCTTCAGGAGAGAAAAAGTAATACCATTGGAAGATATGTGCTGCTGACTTTCAAATTCAGATTAAATAAATTTGAGAAGAAGGATAATTTCGATATAAAGGTGAATGGGCGGTAA
- a CDS encoding GLPGLI family protein, with protein MKNILIITALALALNTSAQTSGKVSYEEKFKLNIQIDDTDANNEMLRNLPKERISTKELIFNSEASIYKRDPAGDKKKALESESGEGKIVIKMDEPDDCSYTDVKEKKVYDQRDFMSRQFLITSGFEDQVWKLTGNEKKILDYPCQEAVLQDTNKKAIAWFTSAIPVSIGPNGYCNLPGLILSVEVNGGDQVMTATKVDLSPVDAKQIVKPKEGKKMTKPEFRKMVAEKQKEMQEENGGGNNVIIKIKH; from the coding sequence ATGAAGAACATTCTGATAATTACGGCTCTTGCATTGGCATTAAATACTTCAGCACAAACCAGCGGAAAGGTGAGTTATGAGGAGAAGTTCAAACTGAATATTCAGATTGATGATACGGATGCCAACAACGAAATGCTCCGGAATTTGCCTAAGGAAAGAATCTCAACAAAAGAATTAATTTTTAACTCCGAGGCTTCCATTTATAAAAGGGACCCGGCGGGTGATAAAAAGAAAGCTCTGGAAAGTGAAAGTGGAGAAGGGAAGATTGTCATCAAAATGGATGAGCCGGATGATTGTTCGTATACGGATGTAAAGGAAAAAAAAGTTTACGATCAACGAGACTTTATGTCCAGACAATTTTTGATCACATCCGGTTTTGAAGATCAGGTATGGAAGCTGACAGGTAATGAGAAAAAAATTCTGGATTATCCTTGCCAGGAAGCTGTTTTACAAGACACCAATAAAAAAGCGATCGCATGGTTTACTTCAGCCATTCCGGTATCCATCGGACCGAATGGGTATTGTAACCTTCCGGGATTGATTCTGAGTGTTGAAGTAAATGGCGGTGACCAGGTAATGACTGCTACGAAAGTTGATTTAAGTCCGGTTGATGCAAAGCAGATAGTGAAACCAAAGGAAGGAAAGAAAATGACCAAGCCTGAATTCCGGAAAATGGTCGCGGAGAAACAAAAGGAAATGCAGGAAGAGAATGGAGGAGGGAATAATGTCATTATCAAAATTAAACACTGA
- a CDS encoding HAMP domain-containing histidine kinase → MNGTSGLHLSFKRIIISIFMTKNPHKNKLTRLGLLMAIAQVMLFVLVGIWLRGQYREEQNNLKNELSESFMNARQQVLDSMLVNDFINPLLANKEGFKIHVDSTNSIPRPGSVFEQKLKISSNFDKFSRDSIITVISDSDGTHNKNTVTFIHKSDSTKDFLLKGVKLIVKEVSTSDGNIHSIEQSIYANADTALFKNLVREDFLRKHWTFNTKWTAEGESDSSGPTLPGSLLIKMTESPLSYGIMVSDFSVYILKKISPQIVFGLIMVAVTGLAFVFSYKSLRKQFLLNKLRADFIDNISHELKTPVSTVKVVVEALQDPDIRKQDIKTTEYLDMASREITRLESLIAKVLNTSLLGEEIQSLDVKELNLNELINEVITSFKIHATGSNAKITFSCSGENFIYSGDPVHLQGAILNILDNAIKYSGENPIVSVQLEQTNSGFSIYIRDNGPGIEEKYKDKIFDKFYRVPMDGGHTVKGHGLGLSYTATVIQQHGGTITVENMKEGGTCFQIHLPKVSK, encoded by the coding sequence GTGAACGGGACAAGCGGTTTACATTTGTCTTTCAAACGAATTATCATCAGTATTTTCATGACCAAAAATCCACACAAAAACAAACTAACCCGGCTTGGCCTTTTGATGGCTATTGCCCAGGTAATGCTTTTTGTGTTGGTCGGAATATGGCTGAGAGGACAGTACCGTGAAGAACAAAATAATTTGAAGAATGAATTGTCTGAAAGCTTCATGAATGCCAGACAACAAGTACTGGATTCCATGCTGGTTAATGACTTTATTAATCCTTTACTTGCGAACAAAGAAGGATTTAAAATACACGTAGACTCAACGAATTCAATTCCGAGGCCAGGATCTGTCTTTGAACAAAAATTAAAAATCAGTTCCAACTTTGATAAATTTTCCCGTGACTCAATTATCACTGTCATCAGCGACAGCGATGGCACGCACAATAAAAACACGGTCACATTCATCCACAAAAGTGATTCGACAAAAGATTTTTTACTCAAAGGTGTCAAGTTGATTGTAAAAGAAGTTTCTACATCTGACGGCAACATTCATTCTATCGAACAATCTATTTATGCCAATGCGGATACTGCATTATTCAAAAATCTTGTACGTGAAGACTTTTTACGTAAACATTGGACCTTCAACACAAAATGGACTGCTGAAGGAGAATCCGATAGCAGCGGGCCAACTCTTCCGGGATCATTGCTGATAAAGATGACAGAATCGCCTTTGTCATATGGAATCATGGTCAGCGACTTCTCTGTTTATATTCTTAAAAAAATATCGCCGCAAATAGTGTTTGGTTTGATAATGGTAGCGGTCACAGGACTGGCATTTGTATTTTCTTACAAATCGTTGCGAAAACAATTTCTGCTAAACAAACTAAGGGCCGACTTCATCGATAACATATCACATGAACTCAAAACCCCTGTATCCACGGTGAAAGTTGTTGTTGAAGCTCTCCAGGATCCTGATATTCGTAAGCAGGATATAAAAACGACCGAATACCTCGACATGGCTTCCAGGGAAATTACACGACTGGAGTCACTCATTGCGAAAGTGCTGAATACTTCCCTGCTCGGAGAAGAGATCCAATCACTTGATGTGAAGGAACTAAATCTCAATGAGCTGATCAATGAGGTAATCACATCGTTTAAGATACATGCAACAGGTTCCAATGCAAAAATTACTTTCAGTTGCTCGGGTGAAAATTTTATTTACTCCGGCGACCCCGTGCATTTACAGGGCGCCATTCTGAATATTCTCGACAATGCAATAAAGTATTCAGGAGAAAATCCTATTGTATCCGTTCAGCTGGAACAAACAAATTCAGGCTTTTCAATTTACATCCGTGACAATGGCCCGGGAATCGAAGAAAAATACAAGGATAAGATTTTCGATAAATTTTATCGAGTTCCTATGGATGGCGGACATACGGTAAAAGGCCATGGACTTGGTCTCAGTTATACTGCTACGGTGATTCAACAACATGGCGGAACAATAACTGTTGAGAATATGAAAGAAGGCGGCACTTGTTTTCAGATCCATCTCCCGAAAGTCAGCAAATGA
- a CDS encoding response regulator transcription factor, producing MKTKILYVEDEPFLGKVVKETLEFRGFDVMLRTDGNEMTDILNSFSPDICVLDVMLPGTDGFTLGKSIRDLYPRIPIIFLTAKSQTEDLIKGFESGGTDYIKKPFSVEELMVRIQNQLRINSPGTLVNAVQDKIKLGSLVFFPGKYELHSADKVIILSNREAQILDILVAAQNQVVDRKILLKKVWGDDSFFNSRNLDVYIRKLREHLSADPQLKIITLKGTGYNFIVPPNK from the coding sequence ATGAAAACGAAGATTCTATACGTAGAAGACGAGCCCTTCCTCGGAAAGGTTGTAAAAGAAACCCTTGAATTCCGGGGGTTTGATGTGATGTTACGGACCGACGGGAATGAGATGACTGATATTCTCAATTCCTTCTCACCTGATATTTGCGTTTTGGATGTGATGCTTCCCGGTACAGATGGGTTTACATTGGGAAAAAGTATCAGAGATCTCTATCCGCGAATCCCCATTATTTTCCTCACAGCAAAAAGTCAAACCGAAGACCTCATCAAGGGTTTTGAATCCGGAGGAACAGATTATATTAAGAAGCCATTCAGTGTAGAAGAATTGATGGTTAGAATCCAAAACCAGCTTCGTATCAATTCTCCCGGAACTTTGGTAAATGCAGTTCAGGATAAAATTAAATTAGGATCACTCGTATTTTTCCCGGGGAAATATGAATTGCATTCGGCGGACAAAGTGATTATACTCTCCAATCGCGAAGCACAAATACTCGACATCCTGGTTGCAGCGCAAAACCAGGTTGTCGACCGCAAAATTTTGCTTAAGAAAGTCTGGGGCGACGATTCCTTTTTCAACTCAAGAAATCTGGATGTATACATCCGTAAATTGCGGGAACATCTGAGTGCCGACCCTCAACTGAAAATTATCACCCTGAAAGGAACCGGTTACAACTTTATTGTTCCACCTAACAAATAA
- a CDS encoding PAS domain S-box protein, whose product MGQRSLLHFLLQENELVEVPASQTTELLTKYFIESIANDPKGVANQVVDLLLNTSSRLEDYKRNLFDQNKILEQNARELTEANARLEQETVRQRNILRNLRNTATMLASYSNKNVSIEDSNIELLTELVEQLIQQREQDRLLLVESQIKYSSLVEQMKLVVFQTDSEGNFTFLNKAWSTLLGYNLNDSLGKNITQFIHEDDLEEAYLLIRGMIGKDESEKQFRMRFRSSTGEILYMDFNGKVTFDRMANALGLSGTLNDTTREHLAAEQVVSQKNFYENILNQMPADIAVMGPDQRYLFVNPAAVKDPEVRKWIIGKNMKEYCEYRNRDISIADIRDRSIQAAIQNKHSEDVEEEFSFPNGKTRYHLRRHFPVFDTSGNLKNIIGYGIDITEQKEARQKLALTASRMTTLIRNMNAGIVVEDQTRKIVVANDKFCELFGISSDPSELQGTDFTSSSKQWMHLAKDPDGFVSRIDKILSQQELVLQEKIEFTDGRVMERDFIPILVDGNTYLGHLWQYRDITQRLQMETQLKEAKETAEQSLRAKEQFLANMSHEIRTPMNAILGMSNLLLKTDLTPKQNQYLEAIHNSSKNLLVIINDILDFSKIEAGKLELEKVGFRMKKLITSTLDSFLYAAAEKSLSLNYEIKDLDEPVLLGDPVRLSQIIINLVSNAIKFTEQGGINVVVKKVSELDNQVRVQISVMDTGIGIPDGKLNAIFDSFTQADVGVSRKYGGTGLGLSISKKLVEMQGGVIEVQSRVNMGTSFIFELCFERGTQFDLHEEKNIEIRQLKSGSVRVLLAEDHEYNQMYATSLMKEWGFEIDVAKNGKVAIDMLMSKPYDIILMDVQMPILSGIGATKFIRTKLSEPLRSIPIIAMTANAIKGDHENCIEAGMDDYIAKPFDPQQLYNKVSNLLYNRKGVQIQQVAENNKPEKGTLDLSDTEPLVDLSFLKKMSRGNRVFVMNMINMFFETSQPLIEQIKRSHKNGEMEKVRKNIHKMKPSVDSMGMKLLKNLLSRIENSIDKQQHLDKIDDWLCEAYQLYDRSEEALRAEQSRMEVAV is encoded by the coding sequence ATGGGTCAACGTTCACTTCTACATTTTCTTCTTCAGGAAAATGAACTCGTCGAAGTTCCGGCTTCACAAACAACAGAACTGCTCACCAAATATTTTATCGAATCCATTGCCAACGACCCGAAAGGTGTCGCGAACCAGGTAGTGGATTTGTTGCTGAATACCAGCAGCAGGCTGGAAGACTACAAAAGAAATTTGTTTGACCAGAATAAAATTCTGGAACAAAACGCCAGGGAGCTTACCGAAGCGAATGCGCGACTGGAACAGGAAACTGTCCGCCAGAGAAATATTTTGCGGAATCTGCGGAATACCGCAACGATGCTGGCCAGCTATTCCAACAAAAATGTTTCCATAGAAGATTCAAACATCGAATTGCTGACCGAGTTGGTGGAGCAACTGATTCAACAACGTGAACAGGACAGGTTGTTGCTGGTAGAAAGTCAGATAAAATACAGTTCACTCGTTGAACAAATGAAGCTGGTTGTTTTTCAAACCGACAGTGAAGGAAATTTTACTTTTTTAAATAAAGCCTGGAGTACCTTATTGGGATACAATCTGAATGATTCTCTGGGGAAAAACATTACCCAATTTATTCATGAGGACGATTTGGAGGAAGCGTATCTTTTAATCCGGGGTATGATCGGAAAAGATGAATCGGAAAAGCAATTCAGAATGCGATTCAGATCGTCCACCGGAGAAATTCTCTACATGGATTTCAACGGGAAAGTCACCTTTGACAGAATGGCAAATGCCCTTGGTTTATCAGGGACATTGAACGATACAACACGTGAACATCTTGCCGCGGAACAGGTAGTCTCTCAAAAGAATTTTTACGAAAATATCCTGAACCAGATGCCGGCGGATATCGCGGTGATGGGTCCTGACCAGCGTTACCTTTTTGTGAATCCTGCCGCTGTGAAAGATCCCGAAGTGAGGAAATGGATTATCGGTAAAAACATGAAGGAATATTGCGAATATCGTAATCGTGATATTTCAATTGCGGATATTCGTGACAGAAGTATTCAAGCCGCAATTCAAAATAAGCATTCGGAAGATGTAGAAGAGGAGTTTTCTTTTCCCAATGGAAAAACACGTTATCATCTGCGAAGGCATTTTCCGGTGTTCGATACTTCCGGAAATCTGAAAAATATAATCGGTTACGGTATTGATATCACGGAACAAAAAGAAGCTCGCCAAAAACTGGCTCTGACCGCTTCCCGGATGACCACGCTGATCCGGAATATGAATGCAGGAATTGTCGTAGAGGATCAAACAAGAAAAATTGTAGTCGCAAACGATAAATTCTGTGAGCTCTTTGGTATTTCATCAGATCCATCAGAATTGCAGGGTACTGATTTTACATCATCTTCTAAACAATGGATGCATCTAGCGAAAGATCCTGACGGATTTGTCAGTCGAATTGACAAAATTCTTTCCCAACAGGAACTGGTGCTGCAGGAGAAAATAGAATTTACCGACGGACGTGTGATGGAAAGGGATTTTATTCCAATCCTTGTTGACGGGAATACGTATCTCGGTCACCTATGGCAATACCGTGATATCACGCAACGCTTGCAGATGGAAACGCAATTGAAGGAAGCGAAAGAAACAGCAGAACAATCTCTTCGTGCAAAAGAGCAATTCCTGGCTAACATGAGTCATGAGATTCGCACGCCAATGAACGCGATACTTGGGATGAGTAATTTGTTGTTGAAAACAGATCTCACTCCAAAGCAGAATCAATACCTGGAAGCGATCCACAACAGTTCGAAAAACCTGTTGGTAATTATTAACGACATTCTTGATTTCAGCAAAATCGAAGCTGGAAAACTGGAGCTGGAGAAAGTTGGTTTCAGGATGAAAAAACTGATCACTTCAACACTTGATTCCTTCCTGTATGCCGCCGCTGAGAAATCTCTTTCCTTGAATTACGAAATCAAGGACCTTGACGAGCCTGTATTGCTTGGAGATCCGGTTCGCCTATCACAAATCATCATCAACCTGGTGAGCAATGCTATTAAATTCACGGAACAGGGTGGAATAAATGTCGTCGTGAAGAAAGTTTCGGAATTGGATAATCAGGTTCGTGTGCAAATTAGTGTAATGGATACCGGCATCGGAATTCCTGATGGTAAATTGAACGCGATCTTCGACAGCTTTACACAGGCGGATGTGGGCGTCAGTCGTAAATATGGCGGAACAGGCCTTGGGTTGTCTATCAGTAAGAAACTGGTAGAAATGCAGGGCGGTGTGATCGAAGTACAAAGCCGTGTGAACATGGGTACTTCATTCATTTTTGAATTGTGTTTTGAACGAGGCACCCAGTTTGATTTGCATGAGGAAAAGAATATCGAAATTCGTCAACTGAAGTCTGGATCGGTTCGCGTATTACTTGCGGAAGACCACGAATACAACCAAATGTATGCTACTTCTTTAATGAAGGAATGGGGTTTTGAAATCGATGTTGCAAAGAATGGTAAAGTGGCCATTGACATGTTGATGAGCAAACCATATGATATTATTCTCATGGATGTTCAAATGCCGATTCTCAGTGGTATTGGAGCAACGAAATTTATCAGGACCAAGCTTTCCGAACCATTGCGCAGCATACCGATCATTGCCATGACGGCGAACGCGATTAAGGGTGATCATGAGAATTGTATCGAAGCCGGTATGGACGATTACATCGCGAAACCATTCGATCCTCAGCAGTTGTACAATAAAGTTTCAAATCTTTTGTACAACCGAAAAGGAGTGCAGATCCAACAAGTAGCTGAAAACAACAAGCCTGAAAAAGGGACCTTGGATCTTTCTGACACTGAGCCATTGGTTGATCTGTCTTTCCTGAAGAAAATGTCGAGAGGAAATCGTGTGTTTGTGATGAATATGATCAATATGTTTTTCGAAACATCACAACCGTTGATCGAACAAATAAAGCGCAGTCACAAAAATGGTGAAATGGAAAAAGTTCGGAAGAACATCCACAAAATGAAACCTTCCGTGGATTCGATGGGAATGAAACTGTTGAAAAATCTTCTCAGTCGCATTGAAAACTCCATCGACAAACAACAGCATCTCGACAAAATTGATGACTGGCTGTGTGAAGCTTACCAGTTGTATGATCGCTCGGAAGAAGCACTGCGCGCAGAGCAATCAAGAATGGAAGTAGCGGTATAG